A region of Chitinophaga horti DNA encodes the following proteins:
- a CDS encoding DUF6660 family protein — MKLFPVLLAFFLLVLSILPCRDGIDACAEEATPTAFHQPEHQEHEQHADACSPFCACACCSIQSMKAPFIVATAAPLYAIIVYASTFVPDVSEMPLPIWQPPRLTA; from the coding sequence ATGAAATTGTTCCCGGTCTTGTTAGCGTTCTTCCTGCTGGTGCTCAGCATCCTTCCCTGCCGGGACGGGATAGATGCCTGCGCGGAAGAAGCGACGCCGACGGCTTTTCATCAACCGGAGCATCAGGAACACGAGCAGCATGCAGATGCCTGCTCCCCTTTCTGCGCCTGCGCCTGTTGCTCCATTCAATCGATGAAAGCACCATTCATAGTAGCCACAGCGGCTCCGTTGTATGCGATCATCGTGTATGCCTCCACGTTCGTTCCTGATGTGAGCGAAATGCCCCTCCCCATCTGGCAGCCGCCCCGGTTAACGGCTTAA
- a CDS encoding efflux RND transporter periplasmic adaptor subunit: MKRNLFISCLLLLLAACADPKQEAHAHEEHEEHAEHEETNTATLTAEQIASVGIETGSIEQKQLTASVKANGMLQVPNQNKASISPLYSGMIKSLLVQPGSPVNKGQPIATIVNPEFIQAQEDYLGVNARVALAELEYSRQKELNEGNAGVLKNLQAADAELRGLRARKTSLEAQLQLMGLNPAKVSQQHLASVLTVTSPIKGVVSSVLMKTGSYVSPGSSIAEIVDNSQLHLDLYVYEKDLSRLREQQTIHFTLTNNPGKEYDATIFSLGSSFEGESKAVSVHARVEGDKAGLIDGMNITAIISLEKATVPAVPTAAIVRHQGQDFIFLAKDDHFERIPVARGTTDIGYTEITLLKEVPADAKIVVKGAFFVLAKMTNAGEAHEH; the protein is encoded by the coding sequence ATGAAAAGGAACTTATTTATCAGCTGCCTCCTGTTGCTACTGGCCGCCTGCGCAGACCCTAAACAGGAAGCGCACGCACATGAAGAACACGAAGAACATGCGGAGCATGAAGAAACTAATACGGCCACACTCACGGCAGAACAGATCGCCAGTGTGGGCATTGAGACCGGATCGATAGAGCAGAAACAACTGACCGCCTCGGTGAAGGCCAACGGCATGTTACAGGTACCGAATCAGAATAAAGCCAGTATCAGTCCACTCTACAGCGGCATGATCAAATCGTTGCTGGTGCAGCCCGGCAGCCCTGTAAACAAAGGACAGCCCATCGCCACGATCGTGAACCCGGAGTTCATCCAGGCACAGGAAGATTACCTGGGAGTGAACGCCAGGGTAGCACTGGCGGAATTAGAGTATTCGCGCCAGAAAGAACTCAACGAAGGTAATGCCGGCGTGTTGAAGAACCTGCAGGCAGCAGATGCGGAACTGAGAGGTTTACGGGCACGTAAAACTTCACTGGAAGCACAACTGCAACTCATGGGACTGAATCCTGCAAAGGTGTCGCAGCAACACCTGGCGAGTGTACTCACGGTGACCAGCCCGATCAAAGGTGTGGTGAGCAGCGTGTTGATGAAGACGGGCAGCTATGTTTCTCCCGGCTCGAGCATTGCAGAAATAGTGGACAACAGCCAGCTGCACCTGGACTTGTACGTCTATGAAAAGGATCTATCAAGATTGCGCGAACAACAAACGATCCACTTCACGCTGACGAACAATCCCGGTAAAGAATATGATGCCACGATCTTCTCCCTGGGCTCCTCCTTTGAAGGCGAAAGCAAAGCAGTGTCTGTACACGCGCGGGTAGAAGGCGATAAAGCCGGACTGATAGATGGCATGAACATCACCGCTATCATCAGCCTGGAGAAAGCCACCGTGCCCGCTGTCCCCACTGCAGCCATCGTACGTCACCAGGGGCAGGACTTCATCTTCCTGGCCAAAGACGACCACTTCGAACGCATACCCGTAGCACGTGGTACTACCGACATCGGTTACACGGAAATTACCCTATTAAAGGAAGTACCGGCCGACGCAAAGATCGTTGTGAAAGGCGCCTTCTTCGTACTGGCAAAGATGACGAACGCCGGGGAAGCGCATGAGCATTGA
- a CDS encoding FAD-binding dehydrogenase translates to MPHPSTTLIIGAGLSGLTAACELAAAGKRVTVLEQEGERNLGGQAFWSFGGLFLVNSPMQRRMGIKDSLELAMQDWMGTAAFDREEDYWPRKWAEAYVTFAATEKYEWLKARGLRYFPVVGWAERGGYGAIGHGNSVPRFHVTWGTGPGVVAPFIQLAQEAVTKGLIDFRFRHRVDELEIINGAVKGVRGSILRASAAVRGAHEPATVTGDFHFEASQVIITAGGIGGNHDLVRANWPSRLGKAPQHLLSGVPQHVDGRMLGISQQAGARIINPDRMWHYTEGIRNWAPIWRQHGIRILPGPSSIWLDGGGKRLPAPLFPGFDTLGTLDYLMHSGYEHSWFILDQPIIKKEFALSGSEQNPDLTNKQWRQVLKRAVGKRATEPVEAFKEKGPDFIVAGGLSEMVDRMNALNNGVPLHYTDIFAQLHARDAQLDNKFCKDAQIMAIRNARQYLGDRLIRTAPPHKILSQTPLIAVKLHILTRKSLGGLATNLDSQVLNADNQPIGGLFAAGEAAGFGGGGMHGYRALEGTFLGGCLFSGRVAGRAAVKG, encoded by the coding sequence ATGCCGCACCCCTCCACTACCCTCATTATTGGCGCCGGCCTCTCCGGGTTAACTGCTGCCTGTGAACTGGCAGCCGCAGGTAAACGTGTAACCGTCCTGGAGCAGGAAGGCGAACGAAACCTGGGCGGACAGGCGTTTTGGTCATTCGGCGGATTGTTTCTCGTCAACTCTCCTATGCAACGGCGGATGGGCATTAAGGACAGCCTGGAGCTGGCGATGCAGGATTGGATGGGTACTGCGGCTTTTGATCGGGAAGAAGACTATTGGCCACGTAAGTGGGCGGAGGCGTACGTGACATTTGCGGCCACCGAAAAATACGAATGGTTAAAAGCCCGCGGACTGCGCTACTTCCCCGTTGTGGGGTGGGCGGAACGCGGCGGGTATGGAGCCATTGGTCATGGCAACTCAGTGCCCCGGTTCCATGTAACCTGGGGTACGGGGCCGGGCGTAGTGGCGCCGTTTATACAACTGGCGCAGGAGGCGGTGACCAAGGGGCTGATCGACTTTCGGTTCAGGCATCGGGTGGATGAGCTGGAGATCATTAATGGTGCGGTAAAAGGTGTTAGAGGCAGTATACTGCGTGCTTCGGCTGCAGTACGTGGCGCGCACGAGCCGGCTACCGTTACCGGCGACTTTCATTTCGAAGCGAGCCAGGTGATCATCACCGCTGGCGGCATCGGCGGCAATCATGACCTGGTGAGGGCTAACTGGCCCTCCCGTCTCGGCAAAGCCCCCCAGCACCTGTTAAGCGGCGTACCCCAGCATGTAGACGGCCGGATGTTGGGCATCTCACAACAGGCGGGCGCCCGTATCATCAACCCGGACCGCATGTGGCATTACACCGAAGGTATCCGGAACTGGGCGCCCATCTGGCGGCAACACGGCATCCGCATACTGCCAGGCCCCTCTTCCATCTGGCTCGACGGCGGCGGCAAACGGCTGCCCGCACCCTTGTTTCCCGGCTTCGATACCCTGGGCACCCTCGACTACCTGATGCACAGTGGCTACGAGCATTCCTGGTTCATCCTCGACCAGCCCATTATTAAGAAAGAATTCGCCCTGTCCGGCTCAGAACAAAACCCGGATCTCACGAATAAACAATGGCGCCAGGTGCTTAAACGCGCCGTGGGCAAACGCGCTACCGAGCCCGTAGAGGCTTTTAAGGAAAAAGGCCCGGACTTCATCGTGGCGGGTGGCCTGTCCGAAATGGTGGACCGCATGAACGCCCTGAATAACGGTGTACCCCTCCACTACACCGACATCTTCGCCCAACTGCACGCCCGCGATGCCCAGTTGGACAACAAGTTCTGTAAAGACGCCCAGATCATGGCTATCCGTAACGCCCGCCAGTATCTTGGCGACCGCCTGATCCGCACCGCCCCTCCTCACAAGATATTGTCGCAAACGCCCCTCATCGCAGTAAAACTGCACATACTCACCCGCAAGAGCCTTGGTGGACTGGCCACCAACCTCGACAGCCAGGTGTTGAACGCTGACAACCAGCCCATTGGCGGCCTATTTGCCGCTGGCGAAGCGGCCGGCTTCGGCGGCGGAGGCATGCACGGCTACCGCGCACTCGAAGGCACCTTCCTCGGCGGCTGCCTGTTTTCAGGTCGCGTGGCAGGCCGGGCGGCGGTGAAAGGGTAG
- the nudK gene encoding GDP-mannose pyrophosphatase NudK yields MQSVKIIGTEILSDNWYVLKKITYEYRNRNGTWDKHSREAYDRGNGATILLYNKTKRTVVLVNQFRLPTFINGNETGMLIEACAGLLDQNNPEDCIMRETQEETGYHITAPVKVFEAYMSPGSVTEILYFFIAEYDDSHKQSTGGGIEEEQENIEVLEIPFDKAIEMIRTGEIKDGKTIMLLQYLQIHIFA; encoded by the coding sequence ATGCAAAGTGTTAAGATCATCGGAACTGAAATACTGTCCGATAACTGGTATGTATTGAAGAAGATAACGTACGAATACCGCAACAGGAACGGTACCTGGGACAAACACAGCCGCGAGGCCTACGATCGCGGCAACGGCGCTACGATCTTATTGTACAATAAAACGAAGAGGACGGTGGTGCTGGTCAACCAGTTCCGCCTGCCAACCTTCATCAACGGTAACGAAACGGGTATGCTCATCGAAGCCTGCGCCGGGCTGCTGGACCAGAACAATCCAGAGGATTGCATTATGCGTGAAACGCAGGAGGAGACAGGTTATCACATCACTGCACCGGTAAAGGTGTTTGAAGCGTATATGTCGCCAGGTTCTGTAACAGAGATATTGTATTTTTTTATCGCCGAATATGACGACTCACACAAACAAAGCACCGGTGGCGGAATCGAAGAAGAGCAGGAGAATATAGAAGTCCTGGAAATTCCTTTTGATAAGGCCATAGAGATGATCAGGACCGGCGAGATAAAGGACGGCAAAACGATCATGCTGTTGCAATACTTACAGATACACATCTTCGCCTAA
- a CDS encoding YgaP family membrane protein, with product MKNNLGIIDRSIRIVLALALIGIYLTHTRFQLSDLLLLLIGPMLLQTGLKGICPLYDMAGFRTTRPVAQHAVSRRQED from the coding sequence ATGAAAAACAACCTCGGAATCATCGACCGCAGCATCCGCATCGTACTGGCACTTGCACTGATCGGCATTTACCTGACACATACACGTTTCCAGTTATCGGACCTTTTGTTATTACTGATCGGGCCTATGTTATTGCAAACGGGGTTGAAGGGGATTTGTCCGTTGTACGACATGGCGGGCTTCCGGACGACGCGTCCAGTGGCGCAGCATGCGGTGTCCCGAAGGCAGGAGGATTAA
- a CDS encoding alpha/beta fold hydrolase produces MKTPLILLHGALGAAAQFEKLAKELSDYYEVHVPNLPGHGGTRMPDESFSIALFADALAGYIRTNDLEQPSIFGYSMGGYVAMYLARHFPNMPGNIITLGTKFHWDAPTAARELKMLDPGTIETKVPAFASALATLHAPNDWKEVVHNTALMLEEMGRHNPLSLDDYKDIKSPSLIMLGDRDKMVTLDETAAVYRQLPAAQMAVLPGTPHPIEQVEVELLSGMIGRV; encoded by the coding sequence ATGAAAACGCCCCTTATCTTACTTCACGGCGCGCTGGGCGCTGCCGCACAATTTGAAAAACTCGCGAAGGAACTGTCGGACTACTATGAGGTGCACGTGCCCAACCTGCCAGGCCACGGCGGCACCCGTATGCCCGACGAGTCTTTCTCCATAGCCCTTTTCGCCGACGCCCTGGCCGGCTACATTCGCACTAACGACCTGGAGCAGCCCTCTATCTTCGGTTATAGTATGGGTGGATATGTGGCCATGTACCTGGCAAGGCATTTCCCGAACATGCCAGGTAACATCATCACCCTGGGTACGAAGTTCCACTGGGATGCTCCCACCGCCGCCCGCGAACTTAAAATGCTCGACCCCGGCACCATCGAAACCAAAGTCCCGGCCTTTGCCAGTGCCCTCGCAACCCTGCACGCCCCCAACGACTGGAAAGAGGTAGTCCACAACACCGCCCTGATGCTCGAAGAAATGGGTCGCCACAACCCTTTGTCCCTGGATGATTATAAGGACATCAAATCCCCGTCCCTCATCATGTTGGGCGACCGGGATAAGATGGTTACCCTGGACGAGACCGCCGCCGTATACCGCCAGCTACCCGCCGCACAGATGGCCGTGCTCCCCGGTACCCCGCATCCGATCGAGCAGGTGGAGGTGGAGTTGCTGAGTGGGATGATCGGGAGGGTTTAA
- a CDS encoding VOC family protein, whose product MNNAIYPCLILKGKIEEAAPFYIDAFGDGKVGNTSPWVIEIALSGQKIMLLNDGTQSLPSPAISFMVTSRTPEETDRYWSKLSEGGTVLMALDKYPWSEKYGWLQDKFGVSWQLMTGPESDVPQKFCPSLMFTGPNAGKAKQAIEELTSLFPDSSIRGIMNYAEGDGDDTSNVKHAQFTINDYTMMAMDSSFDHQFNFVEAVSLVVECADQAEIDKYWNTLTANGGKEVMCGWLRDKYGISWQIIPKDLGKWMKDPARAHRVMDKVLKMKKLIYAELENA is encoded by the coding sequence ATGAACAACGCAATCTATCCATGTCTCATCCTCAAAGGAAAAATAGAAGAAGCAGCACCTTTTTATATCGACGCCTTCGGTGACGGTAAAGTCGGCAACACATCTCCCTGGGTGATCGAAATAGCACTCAGCGGACAAAAGATCATGTTGCTGAACGATGGCACGCAATCCTTGCCCAGTCCTGCCATCTCATTTATGGTGACCAGCCGAACGCCCGAAGAAACGGACCGTTACTGGAGTAAATTGTCGGAAGGAGGTACGGTGCTGATGGCGCTGGATAAATATCCCTGGAGCGAGAAGTATGGCTGGCTGCAGGATAAATTCGGCGTAAGCTGGCAACTGATGACAGGCCCCGAAAGCGATGTGCCACAGAAGTTTTGTCCCAGCCTGATGTTCACCGGCCCAAACGCCGGTAAAGCCAAACAGGCGATCGAAGAACTCACGTCCCTCTTCCCGGATTCAAGTATTCGTGGCATCATGAACTATGCAGAAGGGGATGGGGATGATACGTCGAACGTGAAACATGCGCAGTTCACGATCAATGATTATACGATGATGGCGATGGACAGCTCCTTCGATCATCAATTCAACTTCGTAGAGGCGGTTTCGTTAGTGGTGGAATGTGCCGATCAGGCAGAGATCGATAAGTACTGGAACACGCTCACCGCTAACGGCGGCAAGGAAGTAATGTGCGGCTGGCTGCGCGATAAATACGGTATCAGCTGGCAAATCATCCCGAAAGATCTGGGCAAGTGGATGAAAGATCCAGCCCGTGCGCACCGGGTGATGGACAAGGTATTGAAGATGAAGAAACTGATCTACGCAGAGCTGGAAAACGCTTAA
- a CDS encoding CusA/CzcA family heavy metal efflux RND transporter has translation MLNKIILFSIKNKLVVGLLTLALISWGLWSAARLPVDAVPDITNNQVQIITVAPTLAAQETEQLVTAPIERSLANLPDLVEMRSISRFGLSVVTVVFEDQTDIYFARQLIGEQLKEAVEQIPQGIGQPELAPLSTGLGEIYQYVLHPKKGAEQKYSAMDLRSMQDWIVARQLYGTKGVAEVVSFGGMLKQYEVAVDPGKLNGMNVTIAELFTALERNNENTGGAYIDRQPNAYFIRGIGLVSNLDDIRHIVIKTVNGIPVLVRDVAEVRLGSAVRYGSLTYNGEKEVAGGIVMMRKGANSAAVVALVKERMKTIQRSLPEDVVIEPFLDRTDLVDRAIHTVKTNLIEGALIVILVLVLFLGNLRAGFIVASAIPLAMLFALGMMHTFGVSANLMSLGAIDFGLIVDGAVIIVEATLHHLGVRQSVHRLTQEEMDMEVFRSASHTRKSAAFGEIIIMIVYIPILTLTGIEGKMFAPMAQTVVFALIGALILSMTYIPMMSALFLPKQMNTKTTLSDRLMAACQCWYAPLLERAIRFRKQVIAFTLLLFGVTLFLFARMGGEFIPQLEEGDYAFHCILPQGTSLSQSVETSMQASRIIRSFPEVKLVVGKTGSAEIPTDPMPPEATDLVIVLKPKSEWTTTKDYRELGEMIEEKLQSIPGVFFEVNQPIQMRFNELMTGVRQDVAIKVFGENLDTLAALAPKVASLIRNIEGVTAPAVEQTAGLPQITIRYDRARIAGYGMNITDINQAVRTAFAGEAAGAVFENERRYDLVVRLDSAHRASIEDVGSLFIALPEGGQIPLSQVATVSFEEGPAQISREEGKRRVVVGFNVRGRDVQSVVNDIQERLTKAHVLPTGYYFTYGGAFQNLERANSRLQVAVPVALALILLLLYFTFHSMKEALLIFTAIPMSAIGGVFALLLRDMPFSISAGVGFIALFGVSVLNGIVLISTFRQLANEGMSDPIERVKAGARIRLRPVLMTATVASFGFIPMALSNGAGAEVQKPLATVVIGGLLSATFLTLIVLPLLYLLFQRPWRLRKGALVAVLVIFAIPTQAQHRAGINEVLDAAKQNMQIDIQRDAVSKSRQQVRTAGLLPKTGVFAENEDLRPSDQQGILKIGLSQSIAWPGLYKAQKTLYNRQLRYAEAQQAVISAEVTRQVRAVYYELWYLQDKQRLYRQLDSIYRELRAAAVLKVKTGDSPGLDSIAAHVKMKELQALVEQAANDMQIQQRELMQLLNTTDSWLPPDTQMTKLAVTQTGADSLHPLAMAQQQQAAIANAGISVAKNENRPEFSGRFFTQRLYGLSDPFTGFSVTAAIPLFSAGASRQKVRVAEAAASIQQKQYTYDRQLFATAKTQAEKEVEKNSAMLRFYEETALQQAAEIIKASAMAYRAGEIGFPALSQYLAQATDIRQHYLESLHAYNQSVIHYYYFINQ, from the coding sequence ATGTTAAATAAGATCATTCTCTTTTCTATCAAGAACAAGCTGGTGGTCGGTCTGCTCACCCTGGCGCTTATATCGTGGGGACTGTGGAGCGCCGCCCGTTTACCGGTAGACGCCGTGCCCGACATCACCAATAACCAGGTGCAGATCATTACGGTGGCGCCTACCCTGGCCGCTCAGGAAACGGAGCAACTCGTTACTGCGCCGATTGAACGTAGTCTGGCTAATTTGCCCGACCTGGTGGAGATGCGTTCCATCTCCCGCTTCGGTTTGTCTGTTGTGACCGTAGTGTTCGAAGACCAGACTGACATTTACTTCGCCCGTCAGCTGATCGGCGAACAGTTGAAAGAAGCCGTTGAACAAATTCCGCAAGGCATTGGTCAGCCCGAACTGGCGCCGCTGAGCACCGGTTTGGGAGAGATCTACCAATACGTACTGCATCCGAAAAAGGGCGCGGAGCAAAAGTATTCGGCCATGGACCTGCGCAGTATGCAGGATTGGATCGTAGCGCGACAACTATACGGGACAAAGGGTGTAGCCGAAGTCGTTAGTTTCGGTGGCATGCTGAAGCAGTATGAAGTAGCCGTTGATCCCGGGAAACTGAACGGCATGAACGTAACGATTGCCGAGCTGTTTACCGCACTGGAACGTAACAACGAAAATACCGGCGGGGCTTATATTGACAGGCAGCCCAACGCTTACTTCATCCGTGGCATAGGCCTGGTCAGCAACCTGGACGATATCCGGCATATCGTGATCAAGACAGTGAACGGCATTCCTGTATTGGTGCGCGATGTGGCCGAAGTACGTTTAGGCAGCGCTGTTAGATATGGCTCACTCACCTATAACGGCGAAAAAGAAGTTGCCGGGGGTATCGTGATGATGCGTAAAGGTGCGAACAGTGCTGCTGTCGTGGCTTTGGTGAAGGAACGTATGAAAACCATTCAGCGCTCATTGCCCGAAGACGTGGTAATAGAGCCTTTCCTCGATCGTACCGACCTGGTAGATCGTGCCATCCATACCGTGAAGACCAACCTCATAGAAGGCGCGCTGATCGTGATATTGGTACTGGTACTCTTTCTCGGCAATCTTCGTGCAGGCTTTATTGTTGCCTCCGCCATCCCGCTGGCCATGCTATTTGCTTTGGGCATGATGCATACCTTCGGGGTGAGTGCTAACCTGATGAGCCTTGGTGCGATTGACTTTGGGCTGATCGTGGACGGTGCTGTGATCATTGTAGAAGCGACCTTACATCATTTAGGCGTAAGGCAATCCGTGCATCGGCTCACGCAGGAAGAGATGGATATGGAAGTATTCCGATCTGCCTCGCATACCCGCAAGAGCGCTGCGTTTGGGGAGATCATTATCATGATCGTATACATCCCTATCCTCACGCTGACAGGGATTGAGGGCAAGATGTTCGCCCCTATGGCGCAGACCGTCGTGTTTGCGCTGATCGGCGCGCTGATCTTGTCCATGACTTACATCCCGATGATGAGCGCCCTGTTCCTCCCAAAACAAATGAATACCAAAACGACCTTATCCGACCGGCTGATGGCCGCCTGTCAATGTTGGTACGCGCCGTTACTGGAAAGGGCGATCCGTTTCCGGAAACAAGTGATCGCCTTCACCCTGCTGCTTTTCGGTGTCACCCTCTTTCTCTTTGCAAGGATGGGCGGCGAGTTTATTCCGCAGCTGGAAGAAGGCGATTATGCCTTTCACTGCATATTGCCGCAGGGCACCTCACTCTCGCAAAGCGTAGAAACCTCTATGCAGGCGAGCCGCATCATCCGCTCTTTCCCCGAAGTGAAGCTGGTGGTGGGAAAGACAGGCAGTGCAGAAATACCGACTGACCCCATGCCACCGGAGGCGACCGACCTTGTGATCGTACTGAAACCGAAAAGCGAATGGACGACCACGAAGGACTACCGCGAACTGGGTGAGATGATCGAAGAAAAGCTACAAAGTATACCGGGGGTGTTTTTCGAAGTCAACCAACCAATACAGATGCGCTTCAACGAGCTGATGACCGGCGTACGACAGGATGTAGCGATTAAAGTGTTTGGCGAAAACCTCGACACCCTGGCCGCATTGGCACCAAAAGTCGCATCACTGATCCGCAATATTGAAGGCGTGACGGCACCGGCCGTAGAACAAACCGCCGGTCTGCCGCAGATCACCATTCGTTACGACCGCGCACGTATTGCCGGTTATGGCATGAACATCACCGACATTAACCAGGCCGTGCGTACAGCTTTTGCCGGAGAAGCCGCAGGTGCTGTGTTTGAGAACGAACGCCGGTACGACTTAGTCGTGCGGCTGGACAGTGCGCACCGGGCATCTATCGAAGATGTGGGCAGCCTGTTTATCGCATTGCCCGAGGGCGGGCAAATACCACTTTCACAGGTAGCTACCGTATCCTTCGAGGAAGGGCCGGCACAGATCAGCCGCGAGGAAGGCAAACGGCGTGTAGTCGTCGGATTTAACGTTCGGGGTAGAGATGTGCAAAGCGTGGTAAACGACATACAGGAGCGGCTGACGAAGGCGCACGTATTGCCCACCGGATACTACTTTACGTATGGTGGCGCATTCCAGAACCTGGAGCGGGCGAACAGCCGGTTACAGGTAGCCGTTCCCGTTGCGTTGGCGCTGATACTGTTGTTACTATATTTCACTTTCCATTCAATGAAAGAAGCGTTGCTCATCTTCACCGCCATTCCTATGAGCGCGATTGGTGGCGTATTTGCCTTACTTCTGCGGGACATGCCTTTTAGTATATCGGCGGGTGTCGGCTTTATCGCGTTGTTCGGTGTATCCGTACTCAATGGCATTGTGCTGATCAGCACCTTCCGGCAGTTGGCGAACGAAGGCATGTCTGATCCCATTGAAAGAGTGAAGGCCGGGGCGCGTATTCGGTTACGTCCCGTACTGATGACGGCTACCGTGGCTTCGTTCGGGTTTATCCCGATGGCCTTATCGAATGGCGCCGGTGCGGAAGTGCAGAAACCTTTGGCCACGGTGGTGATAGGTGGACTGCTTTCCGCGACCTTCCTTACATTGATCGTGCTGCCACTGTTATACTTATTATTTCAACGCCCCTGGCGGCTCCGCAAGGGTGCGCTGGTAGCGGTGCTGGTGATATTTGCAATACCAACGCAGGCGCAACATCGCGCAGGCATCAATGAAGTGTTGGATGCCGCGAAGCAAAATATGCAAATAGATATTCAGCGGGATGCCGTGAGCAAGAGCCGGCAGCAGGTACGTACAGCAGGGCTGCTACCTAAGACAGGCGTGTTTGCGGAGAACGAAGACCTGCGACCGAGTGATCAGCAGGGCATTTTAAAGATCGGCTTATCGCAAAGCATTGCCTGGCCTGGTTTGTACAAAGCGCAAAAGACACTTTACAACAGGCAGCTGCGTTACGCCGAGGCGCAGCAGGCTGTGATCAGTGCAGAAGTAACACGACAGGTGCGCGCCGTATACTATGAACTATGGTACCTGCAGGACAAGCAGCGACTGTACCGGCAGTTAGACAGCATCTACCGAGAGTTGCGGGCCGCTGCGGTACTGAAAGTGAAGACAGGCGACAGTCCAGGCCTGGACAGTATAGCGGCCCATGTAAAAATGAAGGAACTGCAGGCGTTGGTGGAACAGGCGGCCAATGATATGCAAATACAGCAACGGGAACTGATGCAGCTGCTGAACACGACAGACAGCTGGCTGCCACCGGATACACAAATGACGAAACTCGCAGTGACGCAAACAGGCGCAGATAGCCTGCATCCCCTGGCGATGGCACAGCAACAGCAGGCAGCGATTGCCAATGCGGGCATCTCCGTTGCGAAGAACGAGAACAGGCCTGAGTTTTCCGGGCGCTTCTTTACGCAACGATTGTATGGCCTGAGTGATCCGTTCACCGGCTTCTCTGTTACTGCTGCCATCCCGCTATTCAGCGCAGGCGCATCCCGCCAGAAAGTAAGGGTCGCGGAGGCAGCGGCAAGTATACAGCAGAAGCAGTACACGTATGACCGGCAGCTGTTCGCCACCGCTAAGACGCAGGCGGAAAAAGAAGTGGAGAAGAACAGTGCGATGCTTCGCTTTTACGAGGAAACGGCTTTACAGCAGGCGGCGGAGATCATCAAAGCATCTGCCATGGCTTATCGCGCGGGCGAGATCGGCTTCCCCGCGCTATCGCAGTACCTGGCGCAGGCCACCGACATCCGTCAGCATTACCTGGAAAGCCTGCATGCGTACAATCAATCCGTTATTCATTACTACTACTTCATCAATCAATAA
- a CDS encoding zinc ribbon domain-containing protein, producing the protein MFIIYGNRSARIKRENYNGAACSNCKSFGAEVSTYRKYFHVFYAPMLAWGRKTAVAQCVCGHHWTDEVTAEQARQAKTPVYLYSLLFVFAIGIAALGYSISKDKENTKLYVAAPQEGDVYLIKSESMGSHYYFLRLEKAAGDSVTFLHNELRYNRYVSKFAKDDYFDGNDAWTMSKQDLLQMYNDGEVKEVMRYYDDYEGFGRIH; encoded by the coding sequence ATGTTTATTATTTACGGCAATCGCTCCGCGCGCATTAAGCGGGAGAACTATAATGGCGCCGCCTGTTCCAATTGTAAAAGCTTCGGCGCCGAAGTGTCTACCTATCGCAAGTACTTTCACGTCTTTTATGCGCCTATGCTGGCCTGGGGCCGTAAAACAGCCGTAGCACAATGTGTCTGCGGTCATCATTGGACGGATGAAGTCACCGCCGAACAAGCGCGACAGGCAAAAACACCCGTTTATTTGTATTCGCTGCTGTTCGTGTTCGCCATCGGCATCGCTGCCCTCGGCTACAGCATTTCGAAAGATAAGGAAAACACAAAGCTTTACGTGGCAGCGCCGCAGGAAGGTGATGTATACCTGATAAAGAGCGAGTCCATGGGGTCGCACTACTATTTTCTGCGGCTGGAAAAGGCGGCCGGAGATAGCGTTACTTTTCTTCATAATGAACTCAGGTACAACCGCTACGTTAGTAAGTTTGCAAAAGACGATTACTTCGATGGCAATGACGCCTGGACGATGTCAAAACAGGACTTGTTACAGATGTACAATGACGGGGAAGTAAAGGAAGTGATGCGTTACTATGACGATTACGAAGGCTTTGGCCGCATCCACTAA